A genomic segment from Triticum dicoccoides isolate Atlit2015 ecotype Zavitan chromosome 1A, WEW_v2.0, whole genome shotgun sequence encodes:
- the LOC119267822 gene encoding rubisco accumulation factor 1, chloroplastic-like, which produces MLSVSHPHPAASTGPRHRKPLSTAHHRRRRCTYTIAALILPGGGGPRGSPPNGGKLILPGSGGGGGGRGGGGGGGMLPRTPPPTAPPGQLYQPFHPPPNPLPETYRNLDLTERLAVLRDRMGRWYEYAPLISSLSREGFTPASIEEATGMSGVEQNRLVVASQVRDSLISDDFPDDLLHYFDSYGGPDLLYELRFLNARQRIVATKHTIERRLESKGVRELARSMKDFPQRRGDEGWDAFDRHSAGDCLAYARFRLSREAIANEDRIPELERSLDVVETESARARVELEIERAIKKAAGEEVEELEAEIDARPAVPVVRLMYGEISEASIVLLLPVVKETDGVKAVDLAPRRSQTDADLGIVEVDKGWARWAVLPGWAPVMAVADEAVVIELADGRVLPWRSAENERVLVVADRKRKEVVDEGIYVLEKGGKLVVERGKKLLEEGISQAAAEVVTVVRPPKDEEDIIVGDEWD; this is translated from the coding sequence ATGCTCTCCGTCTCCCACCCCCACCCGGCGGCCTCTACCGGCCCGCGCCACCGCAAGCCCCTCTCCACCGCCCACCACCGCCGGCGTCGATGCACCTACACCATCGCCGCACTCATCCTCCCCGGAGGCGGTGGACCCCGGGGCAGCCCCCCGAACGGCGGCAAGCTCATCCTCCCcggcagcggcggaggcggcgggggccGCGGAGGGGGAGGCGGCGGTGGAATGCTCCCCCGCACCCCGCCACCGACGGCCCCGCCGGGCCAGCTGTACCAGCCCTTCCACCCGCCGCCTAACCCCCTGCCCGAGACTTACCGCAACCTCGACCTCACTGAGCGCCTCGCCGTGCTCCGCGACCGCATGGGCCGCTGGTACGAGTACGCGCCCCTCATCTCCTCCCTCTCCCGCGAGGGCTTCACCCCGGCCTCCATCGAGGAGGCCACCGGCATGTCCGGCGTCGAGCAAaaccgcctcgtcgtcgcctcccagGTCCGCGACTCCCTCATCTCCGACGACTTCCCCGACGATCTCCTACACTACTTCGACTCCTACGGCGGGCCCGACCTCCTGTACGAGCTCCGCTTCCTCAACGCCCGCCAGCGCATCGTCGCCACCAAGCACACCATCGAGAGGCGCCTCGAGTCCAAGGGCGTGCGCGAGCTCGCGCGCTCTATGAAGGACTTCCCGCAGCGCCGCGGCGACGAAGGATGGGACGCCTTCGACAGGCACTCCGCCGGCGACTGCCTCGCGTACGCGCGCTTCCGGCTGTCGCGGGAGGCCATCGCCAACGAGGACCGCATCCCCGAGCTGGAGCGCTCGCTCGACGTGGTCGAGACCGAGTCGGCCAGGGCGCGGGTGGAGCTCGAGATTGAGAGGGCCATCAAGAAGGCCGCCGGAGAGGAGGTGGAGGAGCTCGAGGCCGAAATCGACGCACGGCCCGCGGTGCCGGTGGTGCGGCTCATGTACGGCGAGATCTCCGAGGcgtccatcgtgctgctgctgccgGTTGTAAAAGAAACAGACGGCGTCAAGGCCGTGGACCTCGCGCCGAGGAGGAGCCAGACGGACGCGGACCTCGGCATCGTGGAGGTGGACAAGGGGTGGGCGCGCTGGGCGGTGCTGCCGGGCTGGGCCCCAGTCATGGCGGTGGCCGACGAGGCGGTGGTGATCGAGTTGGCGGACGGGCGGGTGCTGCCGTGGCGGTCGGCGGAGAACGAGAGAGTGCTGGTGGTGGCCGACCGGAAACGGAAGGAGGTGGTGGACGAGGGGATATACGTGCTGGAGAAGGGAGGGAAGCTGGTGGTGGAGAGGGGCAAGAAGTTGTTGGAGGAAGGCATTAGCCAGGCCGCCGCGGAGGTGGTGACCGTCGTCCGGCCACCCAAAGACGAGGAAGACATCATCGTCGGCGACGAGTGGGACTAA
- the LOC119267839 gene encoding uncharacterized protein LOC119267839 isoform X3: MAAPWWAAALVTLGVVGLAAGPRGCAAQPVVLTSYGQPKLSLRPYDWTYLRVDLPASFSSITMNFATDRDIPREHLKDLPKSDLAIICLMIANPPIPDTSDYYLDNLLSNFLAVGSFGNTNNQSNLAQCIPFQKNTTIVLTNGQISPGIWYIGYFNGLGPARTQSKMISRGRALSVSTSITVEGCPTSALWGPYCNQTIETIGCSQFSRYNNSRDLLGLTINTRKILKTKENTRRTSFLSRSNHPIGHQLESNGTSVMGVENLITCAISNDSLCLRQGDIKFYFLDIVNQALQFEITAANFRLSQSASLICYLRCNALPQRDLHDYSGDISSAPLVIKLPNIGRWYIAIEILNKTQMRNTTAPMLDTICFSFDWQVTGCLNGKTGTDCSWEAYVLQRVPKRNPSVPFESYYVPTDEGALLEYSHFSLEKFLTNSSFEQFAWTYFFLDVPQGSAGALIHVQLKSDKELNYELYSKYGGLPSNDSWDYYASRTSSSNGSVFYSLQNSTDSDMDLSIFYAKEGTWCFGVKHPNYTSNSQTYMSISLQGCHRNCNQKGVCHASVDESGLTFYSFCTCDRDHGGFDCSDELVSPNGHIRQSVFLIASNAAAILPAFWALRQKAFAEWILYTSSGISSALYHSCDVGTWCILSFRVLQFLDFWLSFMAVVGTFIYMATIKEASKRAMHTAVFILTAILAATGATRSANIGIVVAIGSFGLLIGWILEFSTARRFVCCSWRINLNVPHRCACIHSFMNMAKPRGFVLEYSGDAEQAVPLAVFTFWFHHIIFCSFKLEARIK; this comes from the exons ATGGCGGCGCCGTGGTGGGCGGCGGCGCTGGTGACGCTGGGCGTCGTGGGGTTGGCGGCGGGTCCCCGGGGTTGCGCCGCGCAGCCGGTGGTGCTGACCAGCTACGGCCAGCCCAAGCTCTCGCTCAGGCCCTACGACTGGACCTACCTCCGCG TTGACTTGCCGGCATCATTTTCTTCTATCACCATGAACTTTGCAACCGACAGAGATATT CCCAGGGAGCACTTAAAAGATCTTCCGAAAAGTGATCTTGCTATCATCTGTTTGATGATTGCCAACCCTCCTATTCCTGATACATCTGATTATTATTTGGACAATTTAT TATCAAACTTTCTTGCTGTTGGATCTTTTGGCAATACGAATAACCAATCAAATCTGGCTCAGTGCATACCATTTCAGAAGAACACAACGATAGTGTTAACAAATGGCCAG ATATCGCCAGGGATTTGGTACATTGGTTACTTTAATGGCCTTGGACCTGCTCGCACACAATCAAAGATG ATTAGCCGAGGGAGAGCACTATCAGTGAGCACTAGCATTACGGTAGAAGGATGTCCTACTTCAGCACTATGGGGACCCTACTGCAACCAAACTATTGAAACTATTGGTTGTTCTCAGTTTTCAAGATATAACAACTCAAGAGATCTTCTAGGTCTGACTATCAACACCCGGAAAATATTGAAAACTAAAGAAAATACTAGACGTACCAGCTTCTTATCAAGGTCGAACCATCCAATAGGACATCAACTCGAGTCCAATGGTACTAGCGTAATGGGAGTGGAGAATTTGATCACTTGTGCCATTTCAAATGACTCACTATGCCTCAGGCAAGGCGATATAAAGTTTTACTTCTTGGATATAGTCAACCAAGCACTGCAATTTGAAATTACAGCTGCAAATTTTAGATTATCCCAAAGTGCATCCTTAATCTGTTATCTGCGCTGCAATGCCTTACCTCAGAGAGATTTGCACGATTATTCAGGTGATATTAGCAGTGCTCCCTTGGTTATAAAGCTGCCAAATATTGGACGATGGTATATCGCAATTGAGATTCTGAACAAAACACAGATGAGAAATACAACCGCACCTATGCTGGATACAATTTGTTTCTCATTTGATTGGCAAGTAACTGGATGTCTGAATGGAAAAACTGGAACCGACTGCTCATGGGAAGCATATGTGCTACAG AGAGTTCCTAAAAGAAATCCTTCTGTTCCTTTTGAGTCATATTATGTTCCTACTGATGAGGGGGCATTGCTGGAATATAGTCACTTCTCGCTCGAAAAGTTCTTAACTAACTCATCCTTTGAGCAATTTGCATGGACTTATTTCTTTTTGGATGTTCCCCAAGGTTCAGCAGGTGCACTTATTCATGTCCAGCTAAAGTCAGATAAAGAATTGAATTATGAGCTGTACTCAAAATATGGTGGTCTACCATCAAATGATAGTTGGGATTATTACGCAAGCAGGACAAGCAGCAGTAACGGTTCAGTATTCTATTCGCTACAGAATTCCACGGATTCAGACATGGATCTATCTATTTTCTATGCCAAGGAGGGAACTTGGTGCTTCGGAGTCAAGCATCCAAATTATACTTCAAATTCTCAGACATATATGTCTATATCTCTTCAGGGATGCCATAGAAATTGTAatcagaaaggtgtttgtcatgcttCAGTTGATGAAAGCGGGTTAACATTCTACAG CTTCTGCACTTGTGATCGTGATCATGGTGGGTTCGATTGCAGTGATGAATTAGTTTCACCTAATG GGCACATCAGGCAGTCTGTCTTTCTAATCGCATCAAATGCTGCAGCAATTTTACCTGCCTTCTGGGCCCTCCGGCAAAAG GCGTTTGCCGAATGGATTCTTTACACGTCTAGTGGAATTTCTAGTGCTTTGTACCATTCATGTGATGTGGGCACCTGGTGCATACTATCTTTTCGTGTATTACAG TTTTTGGACTTCTGGCTTTCATTCATGGCTGTTGTTGGTACATTCATATATATGGCTACAATTAAAGAAGCTTCAAAGCGAGCAATGCATACTGCTGTGTTTATTCTGACAGCTATTTTAGCTGCAACTGGTGCCACCAG ATCTGCCAATATTGGTATCGTCGTTGCTATTGGTTCATTTGGCCTGCTTATTGGATGGATATTGGAATTCTCTACCGCACGAAGATTTGTATGCTGCTCGTGGCGAATTAACCTCAATGTGCCCCATAGGTGTGCTTGCATTCATAGTTTCATGAAT ATGGCCAAACCTCGCGGCTTTGTTCTGGAATACTCTGGAGATGCTGAACAAGCGGTTCCGTTGGCTGTATTTACTTTTTGGTTTCATCACATTATCTTTTGCAGCTTTAAGCTGGAAGCTAGAATCAAATAG
- the LOC119267839 gene encoding uncharacterized protein LOC119267839 isoform X1, producing the protein MAAPWWAAALVTLGVVGLAAGPRGCAAQPVVLTSYGQPKLSLRPYDWTYLRVDLPASFSSITMNFATDRDIPREHLKDLPKSDLAIICLMIANPPIPDTSDYYLDNLLSNFLAVGSFGNTNNQSNLAQCIPFQKNTTIVLTNGQISPGIWYIGYFNGLGPARTQSKMISRGRALSVSTSITVEGCPTSALWGPYCNQTIETIGCSQFSRYNNSRDLLGLTINTRKILKTKENTRRTSFLSRSNHPIGHQLESNGTSVMGVENLITCAISNDSLCLRQGDIKFYFLDIVNQALQFEITAANFRLSQSASLICYLRCNALPQRDLHDYSGDISSAPLVIKLPNIGRWYIAIEILNKTQMRNTTAPMLDTICFSFDWQVTGCLNGKTGTDCSWEAYVLQRVPKRNPSVPFESYYVPTDEGALLEYSHFSLEKFLTNSSFEQFAWTYFFLDVPQGSAGALIHVQLKSDKELNYELYSKYGGLPSNDSWDYYASRTSSSNGSVFYSLQNSTDSDMDLSIFYAKEGTWCFGVKHPNYTSNSQTYMSISLQGCHRNCNQKGVCHASVDESGLTFYSFCTCDRDHGGFDCSDELVSPNGHIRQSVFLIASNAAAILPAFWALRQKAFAEWILYTSSGISSALYHSCDVGTWCILSFRVLQFLDFWLSFMAVVGTFIYMATIKEASKRAMHTAVFILTAILAATGATRSANIGIVVAIGSFGLLIGWILEFSTARRFVCCSWRINLNVPHRWPNLAALFWNTLEMLNKRFRWLYLLFGFITLSFAALSWKLESNSSYWIWHSMWHITIYTSSFFFLCSMRVNTTNHSPETTYELTRQDTLPTTESSQT; encoded by the exons ATGGCGGCGCCGTGGTGGGCGGCGGCGCTGGTGACGCTGGGCGTCGTGGGGTTGGCGGCGGGTCCCCGGGGTTGCGCCGCGCAGCCGGTGGTGCTGACCAGCTACGGCCAGCCCAAGCTCTCGCTCAGGCCCTACGACTGGACCTACCTCCGCG TTGACTTGCCGGCATCATTTTCTTCTATCACCATGAACTTTGCAACCGACAGAGATATT CCCAGGGAGCACTTAAAAGATCTTCCGAAAAGTGATCTTGCTATCATCTGTTTGATGATTGCCAACCCTCCTATTCCTGATACATCTGATTATTATTTGGACAATTTAT TATCAAACTTTCTTGCTGTTGGATCTTTTGGCAATACGAATAACCAATCAAATCTGGCTCAGTGCATACCATTTCAGAAGAACACAACGATAGTGTTAACAAATGGCCAG ATATCGCCAGGGATTTGGTACATTGGTTACTTTAATGGCCTTGGACCTGCTCGCACACAATCAAAGATG ATTAGCCGAGGGAGAGCACTATCAGTGAGCACTAGCATTACGGTAGAAGGATGTCCTACTTCAGCACTATGGGGACCCTACTGCAACCAAACTATTGAAACTATTGGTTGTTCTCAGTTTTCAAGATATAACAACTCAAGAGATCTTCTAGGTCTGACTATCAACACCCGGAAAATATTGAAAACTAAAGAAAATACTAGACGTACCAGCTTCTTATCAAGGTCGAACCATCCAATAGGACATCAACTCGAGTCCAATGGTACTAGCGTAATGGGAGTGGAGAATTTGATCACTTGTGCCATTTCAAATGACTCACTATGCCTCAGGCAAGGCGATATAAAGTTTTACTTCTTGGATATAGTCAACCAAGCACTGCAATTTGAAATTACAGCTGCAAATTTTAGATTATCCCAAAGTGCATCCTTAATCTGTTATCTGCGCTGCAATGCCTTACCTCAGAGAGATTTGCACGATTATTCAGGTGATATTAGCAGTGCTCCCTTGGTTATAAAGCTGCCAAATATTGGACGATGGTATATCGCAATTGAGATTCTGAACAAAACACAGATGAGAAATACAACCGCACCTATGCTGGATACAATTTGTTTCTCATTTGATTGGCAAGTAACTGGATGTCTGAATGGAAAAACTGGAACCGACTGCTCATGGGAAGCATATGTGCTACAG AGAGTTCCTAAAAGAAATCCTTCTGTTCCTTTTGAGTCATATTATGTTCCTACTGATGAGGGGGCATTGCTGGAATATAGTCACTTCTCGCTCGAAAAGTTCTTAACTAACTCATCCTTTGAGCAATTTGCATGGACTTATTTCTTTTTGGATGTTCCCCAAGGTTCAGCAGGTGCACTTATTCATGTCCAGCTAAAGTCAGATAAAGAATTGAATTATGAGCTGTACTCAAAATATGGTGGTCTACCATCAAATGATAGTTGGGATTATTACGCAAGCAGGACAAGCAGCAGTAACGGTTCAGTATTCTATTCGCTACAGAATTCCACGGATTCAGACATGGATCTATCTATTTTCTATGCCAAGGAGGGAACTTGGTGCTTCGGAGTCAAGCATCCAAATTATACTTCAAATTCTCAGACATATATGTCTATATCTCTTCAGGGATGCCATAGAAATTGTAatcagaaaggtgtttgtcatgcttCAGTTGATGAAAGCGGGTTAACATTCTACAG CTTCTGCACTTGTGATCGTGATCATGGTGGGTTCGATTGCAGTGATGAATTAGTTTCACCTAATG GGCACATCAGGCAGTCTGTCTTTCTAATCGCATCAAATGCTGCAGCAATTTTACCTGCCTTCTGGGCCCTCCGGCAAAAG GCGTTTGCCGAATGGATTCTTTACACGTCTAGTGGAATTTCTAGTGCTTTGTACCATTCATGTGATGTGGGCACCTGGTGCATACTATCTTTTCGTGTATTACAG TTTTTGGACTTCTGGCTTTCATTCATGGCTGTTGTTGGTACATTCATATATATGGCTACAATTAAAGAAGCTTCAAAGCGAGCAATGCATACTGCTGTGTTTATTCTGACAGCTATTTTAGCTGCAACTGGTGCCACCAG ATCTGCCAATATTGGTATCGTCGTTGCTATTGGTTCATTTGGCCTGCTTATTGGATGGATATTGGAATTCTCTACCGCACGAAGATTTGTATGCTGCTCGTGGCGAATTAACCTCAATGTGCCCCATAG ATGGCCAAACCTCGCGGCTTTGTTCTGGAATACTCTGGAGATGCTGAACAAGCGGTTCCGTTGGCTGTATTTACTTTTTGGTTTCATCACATTATCTTTTGCAGCTTTAAGCTGGAAGCTAGAATCAAATAGTAGCTATTGGATTTGGCACAG TATGTGGCACATAACTATCTACACATCTTCATTCTTCTTCTTATGTTCAATGCGTGTCAACACTACGAATCATAGTCCGGAGACAACCTATGAGCTGACAAGGCAAGATACCTTGCCAACGACAGAGTCAAGTCAGACCTAA
- the LOC119267839 gene encoding uncharacterized protein LOC119267839 isoform X2: protein MAAPWWAAALVTLGVVGLAAGPRGCAAQPVVLTSYGQPKLSLRPYDWTYLRVDLPASFSSITMNFATDRDIPREHLKDLPKSDLAIICLMIANPPIPDTSDYYLDNLLSNFLAVGSFGNTNNQSNLAQCIPFQKNTTIVLTNGQISPGIWYIGYFNGLGPARTQSKMISRGRALSVSTSITVEGCPTSALWGPYCNQTIETIGCSQFSRYNNSRDLLGLTINTRKILKTKENTRRTSFLSRSNHPIGHQLESNGTSVMGVENLITCAISNDSLCLRQGDIKFYFLDIVNQALQFEITAANFRLSQSASLICYLRCNALPQRDLHDYSGDISSAPLVIKLPNIGRWYIAIEILNKTQMRNTTAPMLDTICFSFDWQVTGCLNGKTGTDCSWEAYVLQRVPKRNPSVPFESYYVPTDEGALLEYSHFSLEKFLTNSSFEQFAWTYFFLDVPQGSAGALIHVQLKSDKELNYELYSKYGGLPSNDSWDYYASRTSSSNGSVFYSLQNSTDSDMDLSIFYAKEGTWCFGVKHPNYTSNSQTYMSISLQGCHRNCNQKGVCHASVDESGLTFYSFCTCDRDHGGFDCSDELVSPNGHIRQSVFLIASNAAAILPAFWALRQKFLDFWLSFMAVVGTFIYMATIKEASKRAMHTAVFILTAILAATGATRSANIGIVVAIGSFGLLIGWILEFSTARRFVCCSWRINLNVPHRWPNLAALFWNTLEMLNKRFRWLYLLFGFITLSFAALSWKLESNSSYWIWHSMWHITIYTSSFFFLCSMRVNTTNHSPETTYELTRQDTLPTTESSQT, encoded by the exons ATGGCGGCGCCGTGGTGGGCGGCGGCGCTGGTGACGCTGGGCGTCGTGGGGTTGGCGGCGGGTCCCCGGGGTTGCGCCGCGCAGCCGGTGGTGCTGACCAGCTACGGCCAGCCCAAGCTCTCGCTCAGGCCCTACGACTGGACCTACCTCCGCG TTGACTTGCCGGCATCATTTTCTTCTATCACCATGAACTTTGCAACCGACAGAGATATT CCCAGGGAGCACTTAAAAGATCTTCCGAAAAGTGATCTTGCTATCATCTGTTTGATGATTGCCAACCCTCCTATTCCTGATACATCTGATTATTATTTGGACAATTTAT TATCAAACTTTCTTGCTGTTGGATCTTTTGGCAATACGAATAACCAATCAAATCTGGCTCAGTGCATACCATTTCAGAAGAACACAACGATAGTGTTAACAAATGGCCAG ATATCGCCAGGGATTTGGTACATTGGTTACTTTAATGGCCTTGGACCTGCTCGCACACAATCAAAGATG ATTAGCCGAGGGAGAGCACTATCAGTGAGCACTAGCATTACGGTAGAAGGATGTCCTACTTCAGCACTATGGGGACCCTACTGCAACCAAACTATTGAAACTATTGGTTGTTCTCAGTTTTCAAGATATAACAACTCAAGAGATCTTCTAGGTCTGACTATCAACACCCGGAAAATATTGAAAACTAAAGAAAATACTAGACGTACCAGCTTCTTATCAAGGTCGAACCATCCAATAGGACATCAACTCGAGTCCAATGGTACTAGCGTAATGGGAGTGGAGAATTTGATCACTTGTGCCATTTCAAATGACTCACTATGCCTCAGGCAAGGCGATATAAAGTTTTACTTCTTGGATATAGTCAACCAAGCACTGCAATTTGAAATTACAGCTGCAAATTTTAGATTATCCCAAAGTGCATCCTTAATCTGTTATCTGCGCTGCAATGCCTTACCTCAGAGAGATTTGCACGATTATTCAGGTGATATTAGCAGTGCTCCCTTGGTTATAAAGCTGCCAAATATTGGACGATGGTATATCGCAATTGAGATTCTGAACAAAACACAGATGAGAAATACAACCGCACCTATGCTGGATACAATTTGTTTCTCATTTGATTGGCAAGTAACTGGATGTCTGAATGGAAAAACTGGAACCGACTGCTCATGGGAAGCATATGTGCTACAG AGAGTTCCTAAAAGAAATCCTTCTGTTCCTTTTGAGTCATATTATGTTCCTACTGATGAGGGGGCATTGCTGGAATATAGTCACTTCTCGCTCGAAAAGTTCTTAACTAACTCATCCTTTGAGCAATTTGCATGGACTTATTTCTTTTTGGATGTTCCCCAAGGTTCAGCAGGTGCACTTATTCATGTCCAGCTAAAGTCAGATAAAGAATTGAATTATGAGCTGTACTCAAAATATGGTGGTCTACCATCAAATGATAGTTGGGATTATTACGCAAGCAGGACAAGCAGCAGTAACGGTTCAGTATTCTATTCGCTACAGAATTCCACGGATTCAGACATGGATCTATCTATTTTCTATGCCAAGGAGGGAACTTGGTGCTTCGGAGTCAAGCATCCAAATTATACTTCAAATTCTCAGACATATATGTCTATATCTCTTCAGGGATGCCATAGAAATTGTAatcagaaaggtgtttgtcatgcttCAGTTGATGAAAGCGGGTTAACATTCTACAG CTTCTGCACTTGTGATCGTGATCATGGTGGGTTCGATTGCAGTGATGAATTAGTTTCACCTAATG GGCACATCAGGCAGTCTGTCTTTCTAATCGCATCAAATGCTGCAGCAATTTTACCTGCCTTCTGGGCCCTCCGGCAAAAG TTTTTGGACTTCTGGCTTTCATTCATGGCTGTTGTTGGTACATTCATATATATGGCTACAATTAAAGAAGCTTCAAAGCGAGCAATGCATACTGCTGTGTTTATTCTGACAGCTATTTTAGCTGCAACTGGTGCCACCAG ATCTGCCAATATTGGTATCGTCGTTGCTATTGGTTCATTTGGCCTGCTTATTGGATGGATATTGGAATTCTCTACCGCACGAAGATTTGTATGCTGCTCGTGGCGAATTAACCTCAATGTGCCCCATAG ATGGCCAAACCTCGCGGCTTTGTTCTGGAATACTCTGGAGATGCTGAACAAGCGGTTCCGTTGGCTGTATTTACTTTTTGGTTTCATCACATTATCTTTTGCAGCTTTAAGCTGGAAGCTAGAATCAAATAGTAGCTATTGGATTTGGCACAG TATGTGGCACATAACTATCTACACATCTTCATTCTTCTTCTTATGTTCAATGCGTGTCAACACTACGAATCATAGTCCGGAGACAACCTATGAGCTGACAAGGCAAGATACCTTGCCAACGACAGAGTCAAGTCAGACCTAA
- the LOC119267839 gene encoding uncharacterized protein LOC119267839 isoform X4 translates to MISRGRALSVSTSITVEGCPTSALWGPYCNQTIETIGCSQFSRYNNSRDLLGLTINTRKILKTKENTRRTSFLSRSNHPIGHQLESNGTSVMGVENLITCAISNDSLCLRQGDIKFYFLDIVNQALQFEITAANFRLSQSASLICYLRCNALPQRDLHDYSGDISSAPLVIKLPNIGRWYIAIEILNKTQMRNTTAPMLDTICFSFDWQVTGCLNGKTGTDCSWEAYVLQRVPKRNPSVPFESYYVPTDEGALLEYSHFSLEKFLTNSSFEQFAWTYFFLDVPQGSAGALIHVQLKSDKELNYELYSKYGGLPSNDSWDYYASRTSSSNGSVFYSLQNSTDSDMDLSIFYAKEGTWCFGVKHPNYTSNSQTYMSISLQGCHRNCNQKGVCHASVDESGLTFYSFCTCDRDHGGFDCSDELVSPNGHIRQSVFLIASNAAAILPAFWALRQKAFAEWILYTSSGISSALYHSCDVGTWCILSFRVLQFLDFWLSFMAVVGTFIYMATIKEASKRAMHTAVFILTAILAATGATRSANIGIVVAIGSFGLLIGWILEFSTARRFVCCSWRINLNVPHRWPNLAALFWNTLEMLNKRFRWLYLLFGFITLSFAALSWKLESNSSYWIWHSMWHITIYTSSFFFLCSMRVNTTNHSPETTYELTRQDTLPTTESSQT, encoded by the exons ATG ATTAGCCGAGGGAGAGCACTATCAGTGAGCACTAGCATTACGGTAGAAGGATGTCCTACTTCAGCACTATGGGGACCCTACTGCAACCAAACTATTGAAACTATTGGTTGTTCTCAGTTTTCAAGATATAACAACTCAAGAGATCTTCTAGGTCTGACTATCAACACCCGGAAAATATTGAAAACTAAAGAAAATACTAGACGTACCAGCTTCTTATCAAGGTCGAACCATCCAATAGGACATCAACTCGAGTCCAATGGTACTAGCGTAATGGGAGTGGAGAATTTGATCACTTGTGCCATTTCAAATGACTCACTATGCCTCAGGCAAGGCGATATAAAGTTTTACTTCTTGGATATAGTCAACCAAGCACTGCAATTTGAAATTACAGCTGCAAATTTTAGATTATCCCAAAGTGCATCCTTAATCTGTTATCTGCGCTGCAATGCCTTACCTCAGAGAGATTTGCACGATTATTCAGGTGATATTAGCAGTGCTCCCTTGGTTATAAAGCTGCCAAATATTGGACGATGGTATATCGCAATTGAGATTCTGAACAAAACACAGATGAGAAATACAACCGCACCTATGCTGGATACAATTTGTTTCTCATTTGATTGGCAAGTAACTGGATGTCTGAATGGAAAAACTGGAACCGACTGCTCATGGGAAGCATATGTGCTACAG AGAGTTCCTAAAAGAAATCCTTCTGTTCCTTTTGAGTCATATTATGTTCCTACTGATGAGGGGGCATTGCTGGAATATAGTCACTTCTCGCTCGAAAAGTTCTTAACTAACTCATCCTTTGAGCAATTTGCATGGACTTATTTCTTTTTGGATGTTCCCCAAGGTTCAGCAGGTGCACTTATTCATGTCCAGCTAAAGTCAGATAAAGAATTGAATTATGAGCTGTACTCAAAATATGGTGGTCTACCATCAAATGATAGTTGGGATTATTACGCAAGCAGGACAAGCAGCAGTAACGGTTCAGTATTCTATTCGCTACAGAATTCCACGGATTCAGACATGGATCTATCTATTTTCTATGCCAAGGAGGGAACTTGGTGCTTCGGAGTCAAGCATCCAAATTATACTTCAAATTCTCAGACATATATGTCTATATCTCTTCAGGGATGCCATAGAAATTGTAatcagaaaggtgtttgtcatgcttCAGTTGATGAAAGCGGGTTAACATTCTACAG CTTCTGCACTTGTGATCGTGATCATGGTGGGTTCGATTGCAGTGATGAATTAGTTTCACCTAATG GGCACATCAGGCAGTCTGTCTTTCTAATCGCATCAAATGCTGCAGCAATTTTACCTGCCTTCTGGGCCCTCCGGCAAAAG GCGTTTGCCGAATGGATTCTTTACACGTCTAGTGGAATTTCTAGTGCTTTGTACCATTCATGTGATGTGGGCACCTGGTGCATACTATCTTTTCGTGTATTACAG TTTTTGGACTTCTGGCTTTCATTCATGGCTGTTGTTGGTACATTCATATATATGGCTACAATTAAAGAAGCTTCAAAGCGAGCAATGCATACTGCTGTGTTTATTCTGACAGCTATTTTAGCTGCAACTGGTGCCACCAG ATCTGCCAATATTGGTATCGTCGTTGCTATTGGTTCATTTGGCCTGCTTATTGGATGGATATTGGAATTCTCTACCGCACGAAGATTTGTATGCTGCTCGTGGCGAATTAACCTCAATGTGCCCCATAG ATGGCCAAACCTCGCGGCTTTGTTCTGGAATACTCTGGAGATGCTGAACAAGCGGTTCCGTTGGCTGTATTTACTTTTTGGTTTCATCACATTATCTTTTGCAGCTTTAAGCTGGAAGCTAGAATCAAATAGTAGCTATTGGATTTGGCACAG TATGTGGCACATAACTATCTACACATCTTCATTCTTCTTCTTATGTTCAATGCGTGTCAACACTACGAATCATAGTCCGGAGACAACCTATGAGCTGACAAGGCAAGATACCTTGCCAACGACAGAGTCAAGTCAGACCTAA